In the genome of Pseudomonas sp. LBUM920, one region contains:
- a CDS encoding sensor domain-containing diguanylate cyclase, whose protein sequence is MDDTSGNNPLRNDFSELNADMLHAVMELVSDGIWDWNANTGFVYRNPGWYEMLGYPRHSLENTVFTWESVIHAEDYPRVMAVFDDYINQRAPHYQAEYRCRKEDGSYLWIEDRGYVIARNPDGSVARMVGAHRDIHTRKNSIEQLQKRNQSLEALVAERTRELSRVNQQLQLQLDENRSLAEQDALTRIANRYRLEKVLLEECERAERFRVPLALVAMDIDDFKPINDQHGHGVGDRTLIRVVENLEACVRPGDLLARWGGDEFMVVLPKSTLDSAKQLAESVRQKITEIPAVGDFKVTLSLGVVERRMGEAPAALMARADQALYRSKAAGKDVVSE, encoded by the coding sequence ATGGACGATACCTCCGGCAATAACCCGCTGCGCAATGACTTTTCCGAACTCAACGCCGACATGTTGCATGCCGTCATGGAACTGGTCAGCGATGGCATCTGGGACTGGAACGCCAATACCGGCTTCGTCTACCGCAACCCCGGTTGGTACGAAATGCTGGGTTACCCCCGCCACTCCCTGGAAAACACTGTGTTCACCTGGGAGAGTGTGATCCACGCCGAGGATTACCCCCGCGTGATGGCCGTGTTTGATGACTACATCAATCAGCGCGCCCCCCATTACCAGGCCGAGTACCGCTGCCGAAAAGAAGACGGCAGCTACCTGTGGATCGAAGACCGGGGCTACGTCATTGCACGTAACCCTGACGGCTCGGTAGCCCGCATGGTCGGCGCCCACCGCGATATTCACACCCGCAAGAACTCCATCGAACAGTTGCAAAAGCGTAATCAATCGCTGGAGGCTCTGGTGGCCGAACGCACCCGTGAATTGTCTCGGGTCAATCAGCAATTGCAATTGCAGCTGGATGAGAACCGCTCCCTGGCCGAACAGGACGCCCTGACGCGTATCGCCAACCGGTATCGCCTGGAAAAAGTGCTGCTGGAGGAATGTGAGCGCGCCGAGCGCTTCCGCGTGCCATTGGCATTGGTGGCCATGGATATCGATGACTTCAAGCCGATCAATGACCAACACGGCCATGGCGTCGGCGACAGGACCTTGATTCGGGTAGTGGAAAACCTGGAAGCCTGTGTGCGGCCGGGTGATTTGCTGGCGCGCTGGGGCGGTGACGAGTTTATGGTGGTGCTGCCCAAAAGCACCCTCGATTCGGCCAAGCAACTGGCCGAAAGCGTGCGGCAGAAAATCACCGAGATCCCTGCCGTGGGCGATTTCAAAGTGACCCTGAGCCTGGGTGTGGTCGAGCGTCGTATGGGTGAGGCCCCTGCCGCCTTGATGGCACGCGCCGATCAAGCGCTGTATCGATCCAAGGCGGCGGGAAAGGACGTGGTGTCGGAGTAA
- a CDS encoding amino acid ABC transporter substrate-binding protein — protein MNNLKTTLAALTAAAVVGLAGSAYAGVTLDAIQKKGFIQCGVSDGLPGFGVPDATGKMTGIDVDVCHAVAAAVFGDASKVKFSQLTAKERFTALQSGEIDLISRNTTWTSSRDSGMGLVFTGVTYYDGIGFLVNNKLGVTGAKQLDGATICIQAGTTTELNVSDYFRTNGMKYTPITFDTADESAKGLEAGRCDVLTTDQSGLYAQRIKMAHPDEFVVLPEVISKEPLGPLVRKGDDEWFSIVKWTLFAMLNAEEMGITSQNVEAQAKSSKNPDVARLLGADGDYGKDLKLRKDWVVQIVKQVGNYDEVFERNIGQGSVLKIKRGLNALWSNGGIQYAPPVR, from the coding sequence ATGAACAACCTCAAGACCACCTTGGCCGCCCTCACCGCTGCCGCGGTCGTGGGCCTGGCGGGCAGTGCCTACGCCGGCGTGACCCTCGACGCAATCCAGAAAAAAGGCTTTATCCAGTGCGGCGTCAGTGACGGTTTGCCGGGCTTCGGCGTGCCGGACGCCACCGGCAAAATGACCGGCATCGATGTAGACGTGTGTCACGCCGTCGCCGCGGCGGTGTTCGGCGACGCCTCAAAAGTGAAGTTCAGCCAGTTGACGGCCAAAGAGCGGTTTACTGCGCTGCAGTCCGGCGAAATCGACTTGATCTCACGCAACACCACCTGGACCAGTTCCCGTGACTCGGGCATGGGCCTGGTGTTCACCGGCGTCACCTATTACGACGGCATCGGTTTTCTGGTTAACAACAAGCTGGGGGTGACCGGCGCCAAGCAACTCGACGGCGCGACTATCTGCATCCAGGCCGGTACCACCACCGAGCTCAATGTCTCGGATTACTTTCGTACCAACGGCATGAAGTACACGCCAATCACCTTCGACACCGCCGACGAAAGCGCCAAGGGCCTCGAAGCCGGGCGCTGCGATGTGTTGACCACCGACCAGTCGGGCCTTTACGCGCAGCGCATCAAGATGGCTCACCCGGATGAGTTCGTGGTGTTGCCGGAAGTGATCTCCAAGGAGCCACTGGGGCCGCTGGTACGCAAGGGCGATGACGAGTGGTTCAGCATCGTCAAATGGACGCTGTTCGCCATGCTCAATGCCGAGGAAATGGGCATCACCTCGCAGAACGTCGAAGCGCAGGCCAAATCCAGCAAGAACCCCGACGTTGCGCGGCTGCTGGGTGCCGACGGCGATTACGGCAAAGACTTGAAACTGCGCAAGGACTGGGTGGTGCAGATCGTCAAGCAAGTGGGGAACTATGACGAAGTGTTCGAGCGCAATATCGGCCAGGGCAGCGTGTTGAAGATCAAGCGTGGGCTCAATGCCTTGTGGAGCAACGGCGGCATTCAGTACGCGCCGCCGGTGCGCTGA
- a CDS encoding alkaline phosphatase D family protein, whose product MLEAGTLPAVLAGPLLRRLEPRRLVLWLVASRELSPTLRLHVAEHNRDIRLDQGQCQVVPVGRHAFIHLLDVALDEALPLDVVIGYDLLIDNLGIAEWAPHLLYADARQPNFVLHSRIHQLVHGSCRKPHHRADDGLLCVDRLLADAHTPAERPALLMMSGDQIYADDVAGPMLRAIHALIARLGLFDEYLEGAVVTDSASLYGHRASYYHRADLLPALDSNETLRERFFGGVKKPIFTSSTADNHLVSFAEVIAMYLLAWSPRPWQLITPQPPQLSAEEEQRYAREQVPIDQFRHGLPGAARVLAHLSTLMIFDDHDITDDWNLSAQWEETAYGHPFSRRIIGNALLAYLLCQGWGNQPDVFAELLSQTQALANEVKGNHLDAGLQDGLLAALLKFQHWHYVLPTTPALVVLDTRTRRWRSEFTLKQPSGLLDWEALSELQQELLDHPSAIIVSPAPIFGVKLIETVQKVFSWCGYPLLVDAENWMAHRGAAQVILNIFRHSRTPGNYVTLSGDVHYSFVYEVLIRHRNGGPRIWQITSSGIKNEFPPRLLEWFDRLNRWLYSPRSPLNWFTRRRTMQVVPHIPEHAEAGERLWNSAGIGQVFFNDRGQPEAIYQHNADGKPRTRMLAPD is encoded by the coding sequence ATGCTTGAAGCAGGCACACTGCCCGCCGTTCTTGCCGGGCCGCTGTTACGGCGGCTGGAGCCTCGCCGCCTGGTGTTGTGGTTAGTGGCAAGCCGTGAGCTGTCGCCGACCTTGAGGCTGCACGTTGCCGAACACAACCGCGATATCCGCCTGGATCAAGGCCAATGCCAAGTCGTGCCGGTGGGGCGCCACGCTTTCATTCACCTGCTCGACGTGGCGCTGGACGAAGCCCTGCCGTTGGACGTGGTCATCGGCTATGACCTGCTGATCGACAACCTGGGCATCGCCGAGTGGGCGCCGCACCTGCTGTATGCCGACGCCCGGCAGCCGAACTTCGTGCTGCACAGCCGTATCCACCAGTTGGTACACGGTTCCTGCCGCAAACCGCACCACCGAGCCGACGACGGCCTGCTGTGCGTCGACCGCCTGCTGGCCGACGCACACACGCCGGCCGAACGCCCGGCCTTGCTGATGATGAGCGGTGACCAGATCTACGCCGACGATGTCGCCGGCCCGATGCTGCGCGCGATTCATGCGTTGATTGCGCGACTGGGCCTGTTTGACGAATACCTGGAGGGTGCGGTGGTGACTGACAGCGCCAGCCTCTACGGGCACCGCGCCAGCTATTACCATCGCGCCGACCTGCTCCCGGCGCTGGACAGCAACGAAACCCTGCGCGAGCGGTTTTTTGGTGGCGTTAAAAAGCCGATTTTCACCAGCAGCACGGCCGATAATCACCTGGTGAGCTTTGCCGAGGTCATTGCAATGTACTTGCTGGCCTGGTCGCCCAGGCCCTGGCAATTGATCACGCCACAACCACCGCAACTGAGCGCCGAGGAGGAGCAGCGTTATGCCCGCGAACAGGTGCCCATTGATCAATTCCGACACGGGTTGCCGGGCGCCGCACGGGTCTTGGCTCACTTGTCGACGCTGATGATCTTCGACGATCACGACATCACCGACGACTGGAACCTCAGTGCCCAATGGGAGGAAACCGCCTACGGCCACCCGTTTTCCAGGCGCATTATCGGCAATGCCCTGCTCGCCTACCTGCTGTGCCAGGGTTGGGGCAACCAGCCGGATGTATTTGCTGAGCTGCTGAGCCAAACCCAGGCACTGGCCAACGAGGTTAAAGGCAACCATCTGGACGCCGGCCTGCAAGATGGCCTGCTGGCAGCGCTGCTGAAATTCCAGCACTGGCATTACGTTCTGCCCACCACACCGGCCCTGGTGGTGCTCGACACCCGTACCCGCCGCTGGCGCAGCGAGTTCACGCTCAAGCAGCCCTCCGGCCTGCTGGACTGGGAAGCCTTGAGCGAGCTGCAACAGGAACTGCTGGACCACCCCAGCGCCATCATCGTCTCGCCCGCGCCGATCTTTGGCGTCAAGCTGATCGAAACCGTGCAGAAGGTGTTCAGTTGGTGCGGCTACCCGCTGCTGGTAGACGCCGAAAACTGGATGGCCCATCGCGGCGCCGCCCAGGTAATCCTCAACATCTTCCGCCACTCGCGCACGCCGGGTAACTACGTGACCCTCTCGGGCGACGTGCACTACTCGTTCGTCTACGAAGTGCTCATCCGCCACCGCAACGGCGGGCCGAGAATCTGGCAGATCACCAGCAGCGGCATCAAGAACGAGTTCCCCCCACGCCTGCTGGAATGGTTCGACCGCCTGAACCGCTGGCTCTACTCACCGCGCTCACCGCTCAACTGGTTCACACGCCGCCGTACCATGCAGGTGGTGCCCCATATTCCGGAACATGCCGAAGCGGGCGAACGGCTGTGGAATTCAGCGGGCATCGGCCAGGTGTTTTTCAACGACCGCGGCCAACCGGAGGCGATTTACCAGCACAACGCCGATGGAAAGCCTCGGACGAGGATGCTGGCGCCGGATTAA
- a CDS encoding ATP-binding protein: MKPEDFEELLANCADEPIRTPGAIQPHGVLLTLSEPDLRIIQVSANVGSLFGHTPESLLGQPLHTLMGAEHAQAVQTMAEHNTFSDGPALHVTFNGAQFEGLLHRHQEVLVLEFEPRLEDFKPRALKGRTSDLGKMLQRLQSAKTLQALYEISVHEIQAITGYDRVLIYRFEEEGHGQVIAEASAPSMERFNGLFFPASDIPEQARELYRTNWLRIIPNAAYEPVPLLPKLRPDTGQPLDLSFATLRSVSPIHCQYMQNMGVLSSMSISLMAGDKLWGLISCGNREPLLVPNDLRLACQTIGQVLSLQISAMEALDLSRQRDEKVEALALLDRAMKASEQNVFDGLAQQPQVLMDLTLSGGVAIIEDKQLHRYGNCPQPEQIRALHAWLQASGEPVFSSHNLTSVYPPAAEFQHVASGVLAMSLPKPVDNGVLWFRPEVKENINWSGNPDKPLNLEESDAGLRLRPRTSFEIWKVEMAGISTKWSHGDRFAANDLRRSALENDLARQVLREQQAVRARDDLVAVVSHDLRNPMTVISMLCGMMQKAFSSEGPHTSRRISSAIDTMQQAAGRMNVLLEDLLDTSKIEAGRYVVKPVVLDVSQMFEEAYALLAPLAMEKGIELSFNAEPGLQINGDPERLFQVLSNLIGNAIKFTPRQGNIGVSAMSNDEEIVFSVRDSGEGIAPEQLPHVFDRYWTQTENNPTGSGLGLYITQGIVQAHGGQIDAHSEVGRGSEFRFTVPRGTEGVHP, translated from the coding sequence ATGAAACCCGAAGATTTTGAAGAACTGCTTGCCAACTGTGCCGACGAACCCATCCGCACCCCCGGCGCGATACAGCCCCATGGCGTGCTGTTGACGTTGTCGGAGCCGGACCTGCGCATCATTCAGGTCAGCGCCAACGTTGGCAGCCTGTTCGGTCACACGCCCGAGTCGCTGCTGGGTCAGCCGCTGCACACGCTGATGGGCGCAGAACATGCTCAAGCCGTGCAGACCATGGCTGAACACAACACGTTTTCCGACGGCCCAGCGCTGCATGTCACCTTCAACGGCGCGCAATTCGAAGGCCTGCTGCACCGCCATCAAGAGGTGCTGGTGCTCGAATTCGAACCGCGCCTGGAAGATTTCAAACCGCGAGCCCTGAAGGGTCGCACCAGCGATCTGGGCAAGATGCTGCAACGCCTGCAGTCAGCGAAAACCCTGCAAGCGCTGTACGAAATCAGCGTGCATGAAATCCAGGCCATCACCGGCTATGACCGGGTGCTGATCTACCGCTTCGAAGAGGAAGGCCATGGCCAGGTGATCGCCGAAGCCTCGGCGCCGTCCATGGAGCGGTTTAACGGGCTGTTCTTTCCAGCGTCCGACATCCCCGAGCAGGCCCGCGAGCTGTACCGCACCAACTGGCTGCGCATCATCCCGAATGCCGCCTATGAGCCCGTGCCGTTGCTGCCCAAGCTGCGCCCGGACACCGGCCAACCGCTGGACCTGAGCTTTGCGACCCTGCGCAGCGTGTCGCCGATTCACTGCCAATACATGCAGAACATGGGCGTGCTGTCGTCCATGAGCATCTCCTTGATGGCAGGCGACAAGCTCTGGGGCCTGATCAGTTGCGGTAATCGCGAGCCACTGCTGGTGCCCAATGACCTGCGCCTGGCCTGCCAAACCATCGGCCAGGTGCTGTCGTTGCAGATCAGCGCCATGGAAGCCCTGGACCTGAGCCGCCAACGCGACGAAAAAGTCGAGGCCCTGGCCCTGCTTGATCGCGCGATGAAAGCATCCGAACAAAACGTGTTCGATGGCCTGGCCCAGCAGCCGCAAGTCCTGATGGACCTTACCCTTTCGGGCGGCGTGGCAATCATCGAGGACAAACAGTTGCACCGTTACGGCAACTGCCCGCAGCCCGAGCAGATTCGCGCGCTGCACGCATGGCTGCAAGCCAGCGGCGAACCGGTGTTTTCCAGCCACAACCTGACCTCGGTGTACCCGCCAGCCGCCGAGTTCCAACACGTGGCCAGTGGCGTGTTGGCCATGAGCCTGCCAAAGCCTGTAGATAACGGCGTGCTGTGGTTTCGCCCGGAAGTCAAAGAGAACATCAACTGGAGCGGCAACCCGGACAAGCCGTTGAATCTGGAAGAGTCAGACGCCGGCTTGCGCCTTCGCCCACGGACTTCGTTTGAAATCTGGAAAGTGGAAATGGCCGGCATCTCCACCAAATGGAGCCATGGTGACCGGTTTGCTGCCAACGACCTGCGCCGTTCAGCCCTGGAAAATGACCTCGCCCGCCAAGTGTTGCGCGAACAACAAGCCGTACGCGCGCGCGATGACCTGGTGGCCGTGGTGTCCCACGACCTGCGTAATCCGATGACCGTTATCTCGATGCTCTGCGGCATGATGCAAAAGGCGTTCAGCTCCGAAGGCCCGCACACTTCGCGACGTATTTCTTCGGCGATCGACACCATGCAACAGGCCGCAGGGCGCATGAACGTGCTGCTGGAAGACTTGCTCGACACCTCGAAGATCGAGGCGGGCCGTTATGTGGTCAAGCCGGTGGTGCTGGACGTCAGCCAGATGTTTGAAGAAGCCTATGCCCTGCTCGCGCCGCTGGCGATGGAGAAAGGCATCGAGCTGTCGTTCAACGCGGAACCGGGGTTGCAGATCAACGGGGACCCTGAGCGCCTGTTCCAGGTGTTGTCGAACCTGATCGGCAACGCCATCAAGTTCACCCCGCGCCAGGGAAACATCGGCGTGAGCGCCATGAGCAATGACGAAGAAATCGTGTTTTCGGTGCGCGATTCCGGCGAAGGCATTGCGCCTGAACAGTTACCGCATGTGTTTGATCGCTACTGGACCCAGACCGAAAACAACCCGACCGGCAGTGGTTTGGGGCTGTACATCACTCAGGGCATCGTCCAGGCCCATGGCGGCCAAATCGACGCGCACAGTGAGGTCGGCCGGGGCAGCGAGTTTCGCTTTACGGTGCCCAGGGGAACTGAGGGGGTACACCCCTGA
- a CDS encoding aspartate aminotransferase family protein yields MSRETISQSISIVHPISLSHGKNAEVWDTAGKRYIDFVGGIGVLNLGHCHPGVVEAIRQQATKLTHYAFNAAPHAPYIELMDRLTAFIPVDYPVSGMLTNSGAEAAENALKIVRGATGRTAVIAFDGAFHGRTLATLNLNGKVAPYKQKVGVLPGPVYHLPYPSVDNGVSCAEALKAMDRLFSVEIDVEDVACFIIEPVQGEGGFLALDVEFAQALRRFCDEKNILLIADEIQSGFGRTGQRFAFSRLGIEPDLILLGKSIAGGVPLGAVVGRKALLDTLPKGGLGGTYSGNPIACAAALATLDAMTDEHLKTWGSHQAEAIVSRYEQWRAQGVPYLGRLTGVGAMRGIELANADGTPASRQLTQLLGLARDAGLLLMPSGKSRHIIRLLAPLTTEPAVLEEGLDILEACLKQLTQ; encoded by the coding sequence ATGAGCCGCGAAACCATCAGCCAGTCGATTTCCATCGTTCACCCCATCAGCCTCAGCCACGGCAAGAACGCCGAGGTCTGGGACACCGCGGGCAAACGCTACATCGATTTTGTCGGCGGCATCGGCGTGCTCAACCTCGGGCATTGCCACCCAGGCGTGGTCGAGGCGATTCGGCAGCAGGCAACCAAACTGACCCACTACGCGTTCAACGCCGCACCTCACGCGCCCTACATCGAATTGATGGACCGTCTTACCGCGTTTATCCCGGTGGATTACCCGGTAAGCGGCATGCTCACCAACAGCGGTGCGGAAGCAGCGGAAAACGCGTTGAAGATTGTGCGCGGTGCCACCGGCCGCACGGCGGTGATCGCGTTTGACGGTGCCTTTCACGGCCGCACCCTGGCCACACTCAACCTCAATGGCAAGGTAGCGCCCTACAAGCAAAAGGTCGGTGTGTTGCCTGGGCCGGTGTACCACCTGCCCTACCCCAGTGTTGATAACGGGGTGAGTTGTGCCGAAGCACTCAAGGCCATGGACCGCCTGTTCAGCGTGGAAATCGACGTTGAGGACGTGGCCTGTTTCATCATCGAGCCGGTACAGGGCGAAGGCGGTTTCCTGGCCCTGGACGTCGAATTCGCCCAGGCCTTGCGACGTTTCTGTGATGAGAAAAACATCCTGCTGATCGCCGACGAAATCCAGTCCGGCTTCGGCCGCACCGGCCAGCGCTTTGCCTTCTCGCGCCTTGGAATTGAACCGGACTTGATCCTGCTCGGCAAAAGCATCGCCGGCGGCGTGCCATTGGGCGCGGTGGTCGGGCGCAAAGCCTTGCTCGACACCTTGCCCAAAGGCGGCCTGGGCGGCACCTACTCCGGCAACCCGATTGCGTGCGCGGCCGCATTGGCCACGCTGGACGCGATGACGGATGAACACCTGAAAACCTGGGGTTCACACCAGGCCGAAGCCATCGTCAGCCGTTATGAGCAATGGCGTGCGCAAGGTGTGCCCTATCTGGGCCGCCTGACCGGCGTCGGTGCCATGCGCGGCATCGAGCTGGCCAATGCCGACGGCACGCCCGCGTCCAGGCAACTGACCCAGCTGCTGGGCCTGGCGCGGGATGCCGGTTTGCTGCTGATGCCCAGCGGCAAGTCGCGACACATCATCCGCCTGCTGGCACCGCTGACCACCGAGCCTGCGGTGCTGGAGGAAGGCCTGGATATCCTTGAGGCCTGTCTCAAGCAGCTGACTCAGTAG
- a CDS encoding biliverdin-producing heme oxygenase, protein MHSQAPDVSAPSLLEALRSGTGSLHVALEKRLPFFSERLDADWYRRLLQAYYGFYEPMEAALYDSGLIPDGFDTSLRVKTPTLLHDLYALGLTDDAITALPRCSSLPLFETPAACLGALYVLEGATLGGQVLRREMAQRLGIDAEHGGAFLNVYGAETGRRWKDFLDYLSRQPLDAHAKQRAVQAACSTFSGFEHWLVSQEVLL, encoded by the coding sequence ATGCATTCACAGGCCCCTGACGTCAGTGCGCCCTCATTGCTGGAAGCGTTACGTTCAGGCACTGGCTCGCTGCATGTTGCGCTGGAAAAACGCCTGCCGTTTTTTTCCGAGCGTCTGGATGCCGACTGGTACCGACGATTGCTTCAGGCGTACTACGGTTTTTATGAGCCGATGGAAGCCGCGCTGTATGACAGTGGCTTGATCCCCGATGGATTCGATACGTCATTGCGTGTGAAAACGCCCACACTCCTGCACGATCTTTACGCCCTTGGGTTGACTGACGACGCCATCACCGCCCTGCCCCGTTGTTCCAGCCTCCCCCTGTTCGAGACCCCTGCTGCCTGCCTCGGTGCCCTCTATGTACTGGAAGGCGCAACCCTGGGTGGCCAAGTGCTGCGCCGGGAAATGGCCCAGCGCCTGGGCATCGACGCCGAACACGGCGGCGCGTTTCTCAATGTGTACGGCGCCGAGACCGGTCGACGCTGGAAAGACTTTCTTGATTACCTGAGCCGCCAACCCCTGGATGCGCACGCCAAACAGCGCGCAGTGCAGGCAGCTTGTTCGACATTCAGCGGCTTCGAGCATTGGCTCGTCAGCCAGGAGGTACTGCTATGA
- a CDS encoding response regulator, which produces MAQPSILVLEDDEIIRSLMVDVLEDFGAHVTSFPSADEGMIYLERGDDPVDLIVSDIQMPGLLNGYDLSKVVAHRWPSVPVVLTSGNIKLAAQLGGSVRFLPKPWSAEHLVECVQTALNQQGMSLH; this is translated from the coding sequence ATGGCTCAGCCATCGATTTTAGTGCTGGAAGACGACGAGATCATTCGCTCGTTAATGGTGGATGTACTGGAGGATTTCGGGGCGCACGTCACGTCATTTCCTTCGGCGGATGAAGGGATGATTTACCTGGAGCGCGGCGACGACCCCGTGGATTTGATTGTCAGTGATATCCAGATGCCCGGTTTGCTCAATGGTTATGACTTGAGCAAGGTGGTGGCGCATCGCTGGCCGTCTGTGCCCGTGGTGCTGACCTCCGGCAATATCAAGCTGGCGGCGCAGTTGGGCGGCTCCGTGCGTTTTTTACCCAAGCCGTGGAGCGCCGAACACCTGGTTGAGTGCGTACAAACGGCGCTGAACCAACAGGGTATGTCCCTGCACTGA
- a CDS encoding LysR substrate-binding domain-containing protein — MISKRLTPSMTALQCFEAAARHLSFTRAAQELHLTQSAVSKQVAQLEEMLCHNLFERVRQRLYLSPAGSLYLAEVHKILAQVDISSRYILTYGGETEVLRIATQPTFGDRWLVPKLKDFAARYPNIHLDVRNELEPFDVLQAKADIAFFFGQGSWPGATCIELFREAVVPVCAPGFVAEGSDASSRHTLLQCTSRPQAWHEWFLEQGLHSQNSYHGPRFDTFYMCIRAAQSGYGVALVPQYLVAEELANGSLMTPWDYTMPSAGAHFIAHAEHAGEVPKVKAFLNWMVDYLKAHPDF; from the coding sequence ATGATATCTAAACGCTTGACCCCTTCGATGACCGCCCTGCAGTGCTTCGAAGCCGCCGCCCGCCACCTGAGTTTCACCCGCGCCGCCCAAGAGCTGCACCTGACCCAAAGTGCCGTGAGCAAGCAGGTCGCGCAGCTCGAAGAAATGCTCTGCCACAACCTGTTCGAGCGCGTGCGCCAGCGTCTGTACCTGTCGCCAGCGGGCTCGTTGTACCTCGCCGAGGTCCACAAGATTTTGGCTCAGGTGGACATTTCCAGCCGCTACATCCTCACCTACGGCGGCGAGACCGAAGTGCTGCGCATCGCCACCCAGCCGACCTTCGGCGACCGCTGGCTGGTGCCCAAGCTCAAGGATTTTGCGGCCAGATATCCGAACATCCACCTGGATGTGCGCAACGAGCTGGAGCCCTTCGACGTGTTGCAGGCCAAGGCCGATATTGCGTTTTTCTTCGGCCAGGGCTCTTGGCCGGGGGCGACGTGCATCGAGCTGTTTCGCGAGGCCGTGGTGCCGGTCTGCGCACCGGGGTTTGTCGCCGAAGGCAGCGATGCCTCCTCGCGCCACACCTTGCTGCAATGCACGTCACGCCCGCAAGCCTGGCATGAGTGGTTTCTGGAGCAGGGCCTGCATTCGCAGAACAGCTATCACGGGCCGCGTTTCGACACGTTCTACATGTGCATTCGCGCAGCGCAGTCGGGCTACGGCGTGGCGTTGGTGCCGCAGTACCTGGTGGCCGAAGAGTTGGCCAATGGCAGCCTGATGACACCCTGGGATTACACGATGCCCAGCGCCGGCGCGCACTTTATCGCGCATGCCGAACACGCCGGCGAGGTCCCTAAGGTGAAAGCATTCTTGAACTGGATGGTGGACTACTTAAAAGCACATCCCGACTTTTAA